The following proteins are co-located in the Chryseobacterium daecheongense genome:
- a CDS encoding nitrilase family protein — translation MKIKGLNLDIIWKDKESNFRLIEEELNNQDADIFLLPEMFSTGFCMDASEVSDRNEEALSFLHKMSKEKGSAFCGSAPVEQDGKFYNRLYFVKPDSSVVFYDKRHLFSFSGEDKVYTPGKERVIVEYKGFRILLQVCYDLRFPVFARNNDDYDAIFYVANWPEKRVGAWEHLLKARAIENLSYVFGLNRIGTDGNNLFYQESSHCFFADGRDIAQKEKNIVSAELNMNELLDFRKHFQFLNDRDQFSIQM, via the coding sequence ATGAAAATTAAAGGATTAAATTTAGATATTATCTGGAAAGATAAGGAAAGTAACTTTCGTTTAATAGAAGAGGAATTAAATAATCAGGATGCTGATATTTTTCTTTTACCCGAAATGTTCTCAACAGGTTTTTGTATGGATGCTTCTGAGGTTTCAGACCGTAATGAGGAAGCTTTAAGTTTCTTACACAAGATGTCAAAAGAGAAAGGATCCGCTTTTTGTGGAAGTGCTCCTGTAGAACAAGATGGGAAATTTTACAACAGGTTGTATTTCGTAAAGCCTGATTCGTCAGTTGTTTTTTATGATAAAAGACATTTGTTCTCTTTCTCTGGAGAGGATAAGGTGTATACCCCAGGAAAAGAAAGGGTTATTGTTGAATATAAAGGATTCCGCATTTTGCTTCAGGTTTGCTACGATCTTCGTTTTCCTGTTTTTGCAAGAAATAATGATGATTATGATGCAATCTTTTATGTAGCCAATTGGCCGGAGAAGCGAGTGGGAGCCTGGGAGCACTTGCTGAAAGCCAGGGCTATTGAAAATTTATCATACGTTTTTGGATTGAACAGGATAGGAACCGATGGAAATAATTTATTCTATCAGGAAAGCTCACATTGTTTTTTTGCTGATGGAAGAGACATTGCCCAAAAAGAAAAGAATATTGTGTCTGCAGAATTGAATATGAATGAGCTTTTGGATTTCAGAAAGCATTTCCAGTTTTTGAATGACCGGGATCAATTTTCAATTCAGATGTAA
- a CDS encoding MBL fold metallo-hydrolase — translation MKVEQIYTGCLAQGAYYIVSENEAAIIDPLREVKPYLDRLEKDHVTLKYIFETHFHADFVSGHLDLSKKTGAPIIYGPTAKPEFEATIAEDYQIFEIGKVKIKVLHTPGHTMESTTYLLIDENDVETAIFTGDTLFLGDVGRPDLAQKATNLTQEDLAGILYESLHSKIIPLADTITVYPAHGAGSACGKNMQKETVDTLGNQKRTNYALNQPDKESFIKEVLDGLTAPPKYFGMNVALNKGGYESIDTVMDKGLNPISVEDFEIIAEDSGALILDTRSAADFHKGFIPNSINIGLKGDFAPWVGTLIVDVKHPLLLVSDKGTEEEVITRLSRVGFDNVLGYLNGGFQSWQNANKETDEIKRISPSEFVEEFNDQSTVIDVRKLTEYAAEHIDNAFNKPLDSISDWISSIDDSEHFFLHCAGGYRSMIAASILNSHGIRNFTEIEGGFNGIKKTEKLPTSDFVCQSKTL, via the coding sequence ATGAAAGTTGAACAAATATATACGGGCTGTCTAGCTCAGGGAGCCTATTATATTGTCTCAGAAAACGAAGCTGCAATTATAGATCCTCTAAGAGAGGTAAAACCATATCTGGACCGTCTTGAGAAAGACCATGTAACTTTAAAATATATTTTTGAAACACATTTCCATGCCGATTTTGTTTCCGGACACCTGGATTTAAGTAAAAAGACTGGTGCTCCTATTATTTACGGACCTACTGCTAAGCCGGAATTTGAAGCAACAATTGCTGAAGATTATCAAATCTTTGAAATTGGAAAAGTAAAAATAAAGGTTCTGCATACTCCGGGCCATACCATGGAAAGCACCACCTATCTTTTAATAGATGAAAATGATGTTGAAACAGCAATTTTCACGGGTGATACTTTATTTTTAGGAGATGTTGGCCGTCCGGATCTCGCTCAAAAAGCAACTAATCTCACGCAGGAGGACCTTGCGGGAATATTATATGAGAGTCTTCATAGCAAGATTATACCTTTAGCAGATACCATCACTGTTTATCCTGCACATGGAGCAGGTTCTGCCTGTGGAAAAAACATGCAGAAAGAAACAGTTGACACCCTTGGGAACCAAAAACGAACCAACTACGCTTTAAACCAACCCGATAAAGAATCTTTTATAAAAGAAGTTTTGGACGGCCTTACTGCCCCACCGAAATATTTCGGAATGAATGTAGCTTTGAATAAAGGGGGTTATGAAAGCATAGATACCGTAATGGATAAAGGTCTTAATCCAATTTCTGTAGAAGATTTTGAGATCATCGCTGAAGACTCCGGAGCACTTATTTTAGATACCAGAAGCGCTGCCGATTTCCATAAAGGCTTTATTCCTAATTCTATTAATATCGGACTGAAAGGAGATTTTGCTCCTTGGGTAGGAACATTGATCGTAGACGTAAAACATCCACTGTTATTGGTTTCAGATAAAGGAACCGAAGAAGAAGTGATTACCCGGTTAAGCAGAGTTGGATTTGATAACGTTTTAGGGTATTTGAATGGAGGTTTTCAATCATGGCAGAATGCCAATAAAGAAACTGATGAGATTAAAAGGATTTCTCCTTCAGAATTTGTAGAAGAATTCAATGATCAGTCTACGGTTATTGATGTCAGAAAACTGACTGAGTATGCAGCTGAACATATTGATAACGCATTTAATAAGCCGTTAGACTCCATCAGCGACTGGATCAGTTCAATTGATGACTCGGAACATTTCTTCCTTCATTGCGCAGGAGGATATAGAAGCATGATTGCCGCAAGCATTCTTAACTCACACGGGATCAGAAATTTCACTGAAATCGAAGGAGGTTTTAACGGAATTAAAAAAACGGAAAAACTACCCACTTCGGATTTTGTCTGCCAGTCGAAAACATTGTAA
- a CDS encoding rhodanese-like domain-containing protein, translated as MRNKVCGFIFAVSVTLSACKNSSVSKNNAPADIKQIVNSSDVTLVDVRIPEQYKEGTAKDAINIPLAEIQNNIESLKGKK; from the coding sequence ATGAGAAATAAGGTTTGCGGATTTATTTTTGCTGTATCTGTAACGTTAAGTGCATGTAAAAATTCAAGTGTATCGAAGAATAATGCCCCAGCTGATATTAAACAAATAGTAAACAGTAGTGATGTTACTTTGGTAGACGTTAGAATTCCGGAGCAGTATAAGGAAGGAACAGCAAAAGATGCAATCAACATCCCGCTTGCTGAGATTCAAAATAATATTGAGTCCTTAAAAGGCAAAAAGTAG
- a CDS encoding thioredoxin family protein — protein MSEKFKELINSERPVLIDFFATWCQPCKVQSSVLTTVKENVGEGARIIKVDVDQYPAIASQYGVRGVPTLAIFKHGELLWKESGVHDVNTLTQLLKQYE, from the coding sequence ATGTCAGAAAAATTTAAAGAATTAATTAATTCCGAAAGACCTGTTTTAATTGACTTTTTTGCGACCTGGTGCCAACCGTGTAAGGTTCAGTCGTCAGTACTCACAACAGTTAAAGAAAATGTAGGTGAAGGAGCAAGAATTATTAAAGTAGACGTAGACCAGTATCCGGCTATTGCTTCACAATATGGAGTTCGTGGTGTCCCTACTTTGGCTATATTTAAACACGGAGAACTTTTGTGGAAAGAAAGTGGCGTACATGACGTCAATACTTTAACCCAATTGCTGAAACAATATGAATAA
- a CDS encoding DUF853 family protein: MADKKQFIDELSARYTPKGDHIILGKGMLDGEVVTEVNVTIPLKTINRHGLIAGATGTGKTKTLQVFAEQLSHAGIPSLVLDIKGDFSGIAEAGEMNPIIEERYAKTQLPYNPQAFPVELMSISGGKGVKLRATVTEFGPVLLSKILQLNDTQQSIMSIVFKYCDDKGLPLIDLNDLKKVLQYVTDNAEGKAELSSNYGSIASASLGTILRSIVALEQQGATDFFGELSFDVQDLLETRDGKGVVNILRVADIQNKPQLFSTFMLSLFAEIYMTFPEEGDSGKPKLVLFIDEAHLIFNEASKALLSQIETMVKLIRSKGVGIYFITQIPGDVPENVLSQLGLKIQHALRGFTAKDKKEISKAVENYPTTEFYNASNLIQNLGIGEAFVTALDEKGIPTPLVQTYLISPESRMDVLNDAEVSELTGNSALVAKYEEAIDKESAYEILTARMEQAAQNPAPTQRAKPVKEEPGMFEQVLQSKAGRTFTTTLMREGAKAVLGMFGLGGRRR, encoded by the coding sequence ATGGCAGATAAAAAACAATTTATTGATGAATTAAGTGCTAGATATACTCCGAAAGGAGATCATATTATATTAGGAAAAGGTATGCTTGATGGGGAGGTAGTTACCGAAGTGAATGTAACCATTCCATTAAAAACAATCAACAGGCATGGTCTTATTGCGGGAGCCACCGGAACAGGAAAAACCAAAACTCTTCAGGTATTTGCGGAACAGTTATCACATGCTGGGATTCCATCTTTAGTTTTAGATATTAAAGGAGATTTCTCAGGAATTGCAGAAGCAGGTGAAATGAATCCCATTATAGAAGAAAGATATGCAAAAACCCAGCTTCCATACAATCCACAAGCCTTTCCTGTTGAATTAATGAGTATTTCCGGTGGTAAGGGTGTGAAATTGAGAGCTACTGTCACAGAATTCGGTCCGGTTTTATTGAGCAAGATTTTACAGTTGAATGATACCCAGCAGAGTATTATGTCAATTGTTTTTAAATATTGTGATGATAAAGGACTTCCTTTAATCGACCTAAATGACCTGAAAAAAGTCCTGCAATATGTGACTGATAATGCAGAAGGTAAAGCAGAATTATCTTCCAATTACGGATCAATAGCATCTGCTTCTTTGGGAACTATTCTAAGATCAATAGTCGCTTTAGAACAACAGGGAGCAACTGATTTCTTCGGTGAGCTGAGCTTTGATGTTCAGGATTTACTTGAGACAAGGGATGGAAAAGGAGTTGTAAATATCTTAAGGGTTGCCGATATACAAAATAAACCACAGCTGTTTTCAACATTTATGCTTTCTCTCTTTGCGGAAATTTATATGACATTTCCTGAAGAAGGAGATAGCGGAAAACCTAAATTAGTTTTATTTATTGATGAAGCGCATTTAATTTTTAATGAAGCTTCTAAGGCATTGCTTTCACAAATTGAAACAATGGTTAAATTAATCCGTTCAAAAGGGGTAGGTATTTATTTTATTACACAGATTCCCGGAGATGTTCCTGAGAATGTTCTTTCTCAGTTAGGATTAAAAATTCAACATGCTTTGAGAGGATTTACTGCAAAAGATAAAAAAGAGATTTCAAAAGCAGTGGAAAACTATCCTACAACAGAATTTTATAATGCTTCTAATCTGATTCAGAATCTTGGAATTGGAGAAGCTTTTGTAACGGCGTTGGATGAAAAAGGAATTCCTACTCCTCTGGTTCAGACTTACCTGATTTCTCCGGAATCGAGAATGGATGTCTTGAATGATGCTGAGGTTTCGGAATTAACAGGAAATTCTGCTTTGGTTGCTAAATATGAAGAAGCGATAGATAAAGAATCGGCTTATGAGATATTAACGGCAAGAATGGAGCAGGCGGCACAGAATCCGGCTCCTACACAAAGAGCAAAGCCGGTAAAGGAAGAGCCAGGGATGTTTGAACAGGTATTACAGAGCAAAGCAGGAAGAACTTTTACCACCACATTGATGCGTGAAGGGGCAAAAGCAGTTTTGGGAATGTTTGGTCTGGGAGGAAGAAGGAGATAA